From Cumulibacter manganitolerans, a single genomic window includes:
- a CDS encoding SelB domain-containing protein, whose protein sequence is MTARIDAVRGGDAGAELTGGRVQLAGARPDLGAATAALERIERTLAEHPWSAPEQRELEDAGLGPRQLAAATRLGRIIRLPGDIVLLPDAPARAMRELAALPQPFTTSDARQALATTRRVAIPLLEHLDARGWTRRLDGTHRTVVR, encoded by the coding sequence ATGACCGCACGCATCGACGCCGTCCGCGGCGGCGACGCGGGCGCCGAGCTGACCGGCGGCCGGGTCCAGCTCGCGGGCGCCCGGCCGGACCTGGGCGCGGCGACCGCCGCGCTCGAGCGCATCGAGCGGACGCTGGCCGAGCACCCGTGGTCGGCGCCGGAGCAGCGCGAGCTCGAGGACGCCGGTCTCGGCCCGCGTCAGCTCGCGGCGGCCACCCGGCTGGGCCGGATCATCCGGCTGCCCGGCGACATCGTCCTGCTGCCCGACGCGCCGGCCCGCGCGATGCGCGAGCTCGCCGCCCTGCCGCAGCCGTTCACCACCAGTGACGCCCGGCAGGCGCTCGCCACGACCCGCCGGGTCGCGATCCCGCTCCTGGAGCACCTGGACGCCCGCGGCTGGACCAGGCGGCTCGACGGCACCCATCGCACCGTCGTGCGCTGA